TGTTCACCCCAACTTTATTTGTGCTACTTGTACATCAAAATGTTACAAATTCAAGCCGATAACAACATACAAATGGACAAGTCATAAACAATCATCATGTTTGACAtgctttttatttacaaatcagTACATTCACGGATCTATGAAGAAACATAATCAGCGATCACGAAATCTTAATGGTACATTTTGTAAGCCTGACAATTCATCACCTTCATTAAACAGTCAATTTGAAGTAAAAAACAGTGCTATTGATGATATTTATGTCTGTAAAGTATGTAATGATGTTATGTCTTTGTCTATGTTAGAGACTAAATGTTGCCATACTTTTTGTGCAAATTGTTTGTCCCAACTGTTTTGTACACTAAAAGCAGATGTAATTCCTTGTCTTCAATGTTTGTCTCCTGTTTGCATTGTTGATGTGAAATCGCCATCGAAACTAAGCCAGCAATCATTGAGCTGAGATGCCAAAAGTGCTCGGACACACTTTTGTATCCAGAATGTCAAGATCATACTTGCATATCAAACTGCCAACTaaaggttaaaaaaattaaaaaagcaGTAAATGAGATCAACGAATCAATCAATGAAGTGATACCTAATCAACTTGAAAAATTAGCTCATAAAGTAATTCACAAGTCTCTGAAGAAAAACAAGGAAATTACTTTAAACACAAATGGCAGGGTAagtcaattacaattttaaaataaaaaaatactgaaatattaaTCAAACTAAATTATAATGTTAATTGAAATTTTATAAGCAAATTGTATTACTTTTAACCAGCCATTGAAAGTTACTGTTATTCCTAATGCAACAAAGTCAAGCAATGATGTGAGTCAACGAACTGTAAAGCGAAGAACATCAGAGGTTCAGCGACTGAGGAAAGCAGTATCTGTAGGTGGGGAATTAAGACAGTTATCCGATGAAGTGAGTCACCTTCCTTCCAAACCTCCAAATCAAGATGTAGATGATAGCTTGGCGATGAAAGTTGACTGTGGTCTTGGTTGGCAACAAATTAGAAAGCTAAGAAGGTAAATAAAACAACTTTGATTAgataatatgataatataagCATCACcaacatgtttatttaaattggcAAGTATCTCCgttatttaaaatgtactgTTTTTACAAATTCTATTAGGTATTTTTTACCTGGGTTTATATCGTCAGAAAGACAAATGCAAGGTCGACAAGAAGAATTAACTCTTGATTTTATCGATGAAAAGATGATTCCCCTGGTTTTTAAATGTGATGGTGCAAATGGTAAAGATGGGTTTTTAGAGAAGATGGCTCCTGTAGTAGTAGTGAAAAATATCCATGACTTTTTATTTACACACCTGGAAAAACATGAAGAGTAAGTATTTTTTGGTAATCTAATCAGTCGCAAGTGTAACAATATTTTGTGTTGATTTATAAGGACagttaaacataatattttgtatatactttTGTTTCTAGATTGCACAACATCAAACCAAAGGATGGGGAGATCCTGATCAAATTTGGTGGCGATAAAGGTGGCGGGTCCACAAAATTTGAGTTACAAATTTGCAGCATTGACAAACCCAACGCCTTGCACAACATCCTTGTCGTGCTGATGTTTAATGCACCAGACTACACCACTAATTTATCTAGAACACTCCCACTCATCAGCAAACAAATCACAGATTTGAATGGACAAGAGTGGAGGTAGGATTAAATATATcttaatataatttacaaaacaTCATAATTACCTGAGTCATACATGAAATCTGCAATTAACATGTGTTtgttctatttgttttttagagGTTATAAACTGCGGGTCTTCTTTTTTGGAGATTATGATTTTCTAGTCCGAATATATGGGCTATATTCACCTAATGGTAAGAATAGAATTATAGATTAATTAGAAAATATGTTATGattaatatatattgtatgtattgaTATCACTGGATGTATTCCTATTCCAGGAAGATACTGTTGTTTGTTTTGCACATCAACAAAAGATGACATAAACAAGGGAATTAAAAGGGAACCGAGATGTCTACAGAATATGTCTGAAGATTATGCCAAATTTATTGACTCTGGGTCAAAAGAGGACAAAAGTAAGGATGTTTCTAGAAACATTGTACGGGCGCCAATGGTTAATGTAGATATTGACCATGTAAgttttgattttacattttaaaacaacattacataataaaataatacattttatataaacacTCATCATAACTAACTATAATTCTAATAATGCAAATTAATGGTATTATTTCCTTTTCAAATAGGTATCAATACCATGTCTTCACATTTCACTTGgagtttttaaaaaactttatgATTTGCTGGAATGTGAAGCCCATGAGATGGACAAACAACTCTATAAGTTCAGGTATGGAAATAgagtacattaaaaaaaacagtgtACCAATCAAAGATTCactaatataatagtaaataatttaTGCATTTCAATAATGAAATTGTAACTACTAATTGTTTTTTAGACAACATAATCCATCAGCAGAGAGCAGAAACAATTTTGAGCTCTGCATTGCTCAAAGTGCCTTAAAACTAGAAGCAAGCAAAAAACAAATTGCGATACTAGAAGATGAAATAGTTACTATCGAGGACAATATGACTATTGCCCAGCTGGGACAGTCTGCCAGTGCCATTTCATCAAAGACTCAGAAAATTAAAGAACTCGTAAGTAAAGTAAAAAATCACGGACTAAGAGTGGCTAATGAAATTTACAAGATTTTTAATTataactaaaaatatatataattaaaaatattgcatGTACTTTTAGAAAGAAACAATAGAGAAAGATCAACTAAAACATGGTATGGGGCCCATTGCATGTTCAATGGATTTGGTGCTGAAAGAAAATCGAGTAGACCGAAGAGCATACCACGGCAAGGCTTTCAATGGCAATCACGTCCATAAATGTTGTAAGGTAAATTGCACATTTAATATCtaaacaattttattgtttaacatacttttatgtaatttgataatttaacctattattttattacagatAAACATCATTGCAAAACTTATGGATAAATTCAAAGAAACACTTGAGAGTCAGAGTATGGATATACCAATCAAACATGCACAAGCATTGACAATTCAGGCAAAGGGAATTGATGCCAAATTCACTCCACTTTTCCATAAATTTTCGGCAGTGGAACAAAAAATTAATCATACCCGGCCAGTTACCGactatgaaataaatgaaattggtAAGCAGAATATTATACATTTCATTTagatatttcattaaaatatgtaaattataaaaaacacaatatattttttttttgatagaCAACGACATCAAGGATTTTTTTATAGAGTACAGGAAATATGGTTATAACATCTCACCTAAACTGCACATGTTGGAGGTGCATGTTGTACCAACCCTTCGAAGATGGCATGTTGGACTAGGCTTGCTCAGTGAGCAAGGTGGCGAGCAAATTCATGCAGCATTCAATCGACAGAGCCGCAACGTCCATGGCGTCAATTCAGAAGGCAAGAAAATGAAATCCATAATGAAAAATCACATGGTGTACACAGTCCCCGAAATCCATCACAGAATAGTTCCacctaaaaaaagaaaacacagTAAGTATAATGAAGAATGAAACTCTAATTAGACATCTAAATAtgtttttgaattatttttattctcattttCTATTTCTATTATTCTGGTATATGATTAATTACAGAAGTATTTGCAACAATTATTTAGTCAACAatgttattaataatgtatttattgtaGGTACTGAAGAATGAAGATTCAATTGACATGGACTTGCAGACAGTAACACAATTTTTGTGTTGCAAGTATCAACAGAGAGTTTTTTGTAAATGAAGAAgcagggaaaattttcatttcaacattttttttgcaatattattgataatcaaactgattttttagtcgagaaacatagttttgtagtTGCATTTTTTACTACATAATTTAGCaataaagttgttttgtgaagctttttgctatgctacactggtgAAATTATTCCCTGAGAACTGCGTCAAAATTTGTCATTGTGATTAAAGAATGAGAATTTATTGTATGtaaaaaatttacaaataaaatattctatacAAGGTTTattgatgatttaaaaaaaatgtatgttgcaaaaaataaatgcaggtttttaatttatgatattgataatgaaattaaaaaccattttaaaaatttaaataacactAAACACTCATTTATTTAATGACTGGTtataaattaaagaattatCAAGGTTTATTGATGATTTTTGAAGAATTTATAAATGATGCAATAAGAaatgcatatttttattatgatttgaattgtatttaattaaatttaataagtagccatgttaaaatgtaaataacaccAATTATTTATTGACTGGTTGAATAATATAATTGATTTTCGAAgaatttattgttatatataatGGAGTAAAGAAAACTTCATGGTTATAAGTCTAGCCCTACCATTAACAATGCCTAAAGCTGgacttattttatatattattaattagcctaggcctacatatactATGTATTGCCTACCTTtactatttaaatgttttacatactaataatattaatattattattaggcttaGGCCTACAAGACAACCTAGGCTAGTACTACTAGTTGTTGTAGTagggcctactagtactactactaggcctagtactagcttggtctatttaggcctatattattattctattttattaatattattattatgctgtTCAATAATGTTGATTTTTCTTCTACtagaataggcctaattaacaaataaaaaaaaaattaggcctacagtaataatatagtGCTTTccttatttatttacatacacacgtgtagctaggcctagataatagTGCAAGATCTGAAAGCGAAACGTCGTGAAATGATCAATTCTCGGGCGCGCATACGCGCTAGGCCCACTACACGGTATACACTCTTCCCAGGAGCGCcgtgaagttggttacttatTCCTTATTCGACATTCGTCGATGGAAGTTGGTTCCTTATTCGACGTTCGACAttcgctaggctaggccaaaaTTTCGAAAATGATAATTTCCCAGCGGTAAATATGCCGTGCGCCACCAACCAATCTCCTGCTGTTACTTATTCCCTATTCGACATTCATTAGTGAAGTTGGTTCCTTATTCGACGTTCGCTAGGCCGCGGCCGACCGGCTGGCCCAAATTCGTACCAAAGTAGACCTAGTCTAGATGTACCTATTTTATCAcagatttacattttttagttcCGATATTACGACCATACCAACGCCTCGGGCCAggttcacaatagtatagattgacgtagtatggtcctggaattccagaaatgtgccacttgcccggACCCAGatcgggcaagtacggattttaaagcaatttaaaatgcgtatttttagcattaatttagtaaacaccacttttaaagtggccatatgaccacacaccGACGCCTCGCgtcgggtacacaatagtatagattgacgtagtatggtcctggcattccagaaatgtgccacttgccccggcccagtgcgggcaagtatggattttaaagcaatttcaaatgcgtatttttagtgttattttactaagtattaatagcaccacttttaaagtggcaatatgaccacaccccgacgcctcgggccgggttcacaatagtatggATTGACATAGAAAGGTCCAGACTTTctagaaatgtgccacttgccccggcccagtgcgggcaagtacgtgttttaaagcaatttaaaatgcgtatttttagtgttattttactaag
This is a stretch of genomic DNA from Antedon mediterranea chromosome 3, ecAntMedi1.1, whole genome shotgun sequence. It encodes these proteins:
- the LOC140044353 gene encoding uncharacterized protein, with the translated sequence MKKHNQRSRNLNGTFCKPDNSSPSLNSQFEVKNSAIDDIYVCKVKKIKKAVNEINESINEVIPNQLEKLAHKVIHKSLKKNKEITLNTNGRPLKVTVIPNATKSSNDVSQRTVKRRTSEVQRLRKAVSVGGELRQLSDEVSHLPSKPPNQDVDDSLAMKVDCGLGWQQIRKLRRYFLPGFISSERQMQGRQEELTLDFIDEKMIPLVFKCDGANGKDGFLEKMAPVVVVKNIHDFLFTHLEKHEELHNIKPKDGEILIKFGGDKGGGSTKFELQICSIDKPNALHNILVVLMFNAPDYTTNLSRTLPLISKQITDLNGQEWRGYKLRVFFFGDYDFLVRIYGLYSPNGRYCCLFCTSTKDDINKGIKREPRCLQNMSEDYAKFIDSGSKEDKSKDVSRNIVRAPMVNVDIDHVSIPCLHISLGVFKKLYDLLECEAHEMDKQLYKFRQHNPSAESRNNFELCIAQSALKLEASKKQIAILEDEIVTIEDNMTIAQLGQSASAISSKTQKIKELKETIEKDQLKHGMGPIACSMDLVLKENRVDRRAYHGKAFNGNHVHKCCKINIIAKLMDKFKETLESQSMDIPIKHAQALTIQAKGIDAKFTPLFHKFSAVEQKINHTRPVTDYEINEIDNDIKDFFIEYRKYGYNISPKLHMLEVHVVPTLRRWHVGLGLLSEQGGEQIHAAFNRQSRNVHGVNSEGKKMKSIMKNHMVYTVPEIHHRIVPPKKRKHSTEE